A single genomic interval of Rhodopseudomonas palustris harbors:
- the prfA gene encoding peptide chain release factor 1, with product MSTLPEAKLDVLLAHHAALEAQLMAQVGAEDYVRITRELSELNPLVEAVKSYRQVRDELGEIDELLEDPATEPEMRAMAEAERDALDAHRDELIQQIRIALLPKDAMDERNVMLEIRAGTGGDEASLFAGDLFRMYEKFAALQGWSVEVISASEGTVGGYKEIIAEVKGRGAFAKLKFESGVHRVQRVPDTETQGRIHTSAATVAVLPEVEDVDVDIKQDDLRIETMRAQGAGGQHVNKTESAIRITHLPTGIVVMMQDSRSQHKNRASAMNILRSRIYDAEQQRLDAARSAERKAKVGSGDRSERIRTYNFPQGRVTDHRINLTLYKLPQVIAGEALGELIDALTTEHQAAQLAEQGNAA from the coding sequence ATGTCCACACTGCCCGAAGCCAAGCTCGACGTCCTCCTCGCGCATCACGCCGCGCTCGAAGCGCAGTTGATGGCCCAGGTCGGTGCCGAGGACTATGTCCGCATCACCCGCGAATTGTCGGAGCTCAATCCGCTGGTCGAAGCGGTGAAGAGCTATCGCCAGGTCCGCGATGAACTCGGTGAGATCGACGAACTGCTGGAAGATCCGGCCACCGAACCCGAGATGCGGGCGATGGCGGAGGCCGAGCGCGACGCGCTCGACGCCCATCGCGACGAACTGATCCAGCAGATCCGTATCGCGCTGTTGCCGAAGGACGCGATGGACGAGCGCAATGTGATGCTGGAAATCCGCGCCGGCACTGGTGGCGACGAGGCCTCGTTGTTCGCCGGCGACCTGTTCCGGATGTACGAGAAGTTCGCCGCGCTGCAGGGCTGGAGCGTCGAAGTGATTTCGGCCAGCGAAGGCACCGTCGGCGGCTACAAGGAAATCATCGCCGAAGTGAAGGGCCGCGGCGCGTTCGCCAAGCTGAAGTTCGAATCGGGCGTACACCGTGTCCAGCGCGTGCCCGATACTGAAACGCAGGGACGCATCCACACCTCGGCCGCGACCGTCGCGGTGCTGCCCGAGGTCGAGGACGTCGACGTCGATATCAAGCAGGACGACCTGCGGATCGAGACGATGCGGGCGCAGGGCGCCGGCGGCCAGCACGTCAACAAGACCGAGTCGGCGATCCGCATCACCCATCTGCCGACCGGCATCGTGGTGATGATGCAGGACAGCCGCTCGCAGCATAAGAACCGCGCCTCGGCGATGAACATCCTGCGCTCGCGGATCTACGACGCCGAACAGCAGCGTCTCGACGCGGCGCGCTCCGCCGAGCGCAAGGCCAAGGTCGGCTCCGGCGACCGCTCCGAGCGGATCCGCACCTACAACTTCCCGCAAGGCCGCGTCACCGATCACCGCATCAATCTGACGCTGTACAAGCTGCCGCAAGTGATCGCCGGCGAAGCGCTCGGCGAACTGATCGACGCGCTCACCACCGAGCATCAGGCGGCGCAGCTCGCCGAGCAGGGCAACGCGGCGTGA
- the prmC gene encoding peptide chain release factor N(5)-glutamine methyltransferase: protein MSDAPTIASARRRLARQFQDAGIESAALDARLLVGEVSGLDLTGLLIQAERILTAEENERLQSFAARRLRGEPVARILGMREFWGLPFELSADTLVPRPDTETIVEAALAILAERSSLAPRILDIGTGSGAILLALLHECPDAVGVATDISLGALRTARGNAQRLGLADRACFVACDYASALCGPFDLIVSNPPYIPGNEIAALDREVRDHDPRRALDGGDDGLDAYRKIIPESVRLLQPGGVLVVEIGQGQEGDVSALMQASGLTVSDPFRPDLSGIFRAVTGRLAVL from the coding sequence GTGAGCGACGCTCCGACGATCGCATCCGCGCGTCGTCGTCTCGCCCGGCAATTCCAAGACGCGGGCATCGAGTCCGCCGCGCTCGATGCCCGGCTGTTGGTCGGCGAAGTCTCCGGGCTCGATCTCACCGGGCTTTTGATTCAGGCCGAGCGTATCTTGACCGCCGAGGAGAACGAGCGGCTGCAGTCGTTCGCGGCGCGGCGGCTCAGGGGCGAGCCGGTGGCGCGCATCCTCGGGATGCGCGAGTTCTGGGGGCTGCCGTTCGAGCTCTCCGCCGACACGCTGGTGCCGCGCCCTGATACCGAGACGATCGTAGAGGCCGCACTCGCGATTCTGGCCGAACGATCCTCACTAGCGCCGCGGATTCTCGATATCGGGACCGGGAGCGGTGCAATCCTGCTGGCGCTGCTACACGAATGTCCGGACGCCGTCGGCGTTGCGACAGACATCAGCCTCGGCGCGCTACGCACCGCGCGAGGCAATGCGCAGCGTCTTGGGCTTGCTGATCGCGCCTGCTTCGTCGCCTGCGACTACGCTTCGGCGCTGTGCGGGCCGTTCGACCTGATCGTCTCCAACCCGCCCTATATTCCAGGTAACGAGATTGCGGCGCTTGATCGCGAGGTGCGGGACCACGATCCGCGACGCGCGCTCGACGGTGGCGACGACGGGCTCGATGCTTACCGGAAAATCATCCCCGAATCGGTCCGGCTGTTGCAACCAGGCGGCGTGTTGGTGGTTGAAATCGGACAGGGCCAGGAAGGCGATGTAAGCGCCCTGATGCAGGCTTCGGGGTTAACCGTCTCTGACCCCTTCCGTCCTGATTTGTCAGGGATTTTCCGGGCGGTGACAGGGCGTCTCGCGGTCCTCTGA
- a CDS encoding DUF4167 domain-containing protein, whose product MRNGQNNKRLRNRNNGGNNNNNRRGQNPMTRVFESNGPDIKIRGTASHIAEKYVQLARDARSSGDPVAAENYYQHAEHYFRLIAAAQEQFRQNQPQPRIDNDTLDNDDDGEGDFSNFGAEPGLVPVQQPQPYQQREQPQPYQPREQPQPREHRPQPQFVPREQPQPAAEGVDRLPSFITGPQPQLGPNAFEGNGGGGERFPPRRRRRPRGEPAAAQAVAPAPSGEDAGAGE is encoded by the coding sequence ATGAGAAACGGGCAGAACAATAAGCGGCTGCGCAATCGGAATAACGGCGGCAATAACAACAACAACCGGCGCGGCCAGAACCCGATGACTCGGGTGTTCGAGTCGAACGGTCCCGATATCAAGATCCGCGGTACCGCCTCTCACATCGCCGAGAAATACGTTCAGCTCGCCCGCGATGCCCGCTCCTCGGGGGATCCCGTAGCGGCCGAGAACTACTATCAGCACGCCGAGCACTACTTTCGTCTGATCGCGGCGGCCCAGGAGCAGTTCCGGCAGAACCAGCCGCAGCCGCGCATCGACAACGACACGCTGGACAACGACGACGACGGCGAGGGCGATTTCTCCAATTTCGGCGCCGAGCCGGGCCTCGTCCCTGTACAGCAGCCCCAGCCGTACCAGCAGCGCGAGCAGCCGCAGCCCTATCAGCCGCGTGAGCAGCCGCAGCCGCGTGAGCATCGCCCGCAGCCTCAGTTCGTGCCGCGCGAGCAGCCGCAGCCGGCGGCGGAGGGCGTCGATCGTCTGCCGTCCTTCATCACCGGCCCGCAGCCGCAGCTAGGCCCCAACGCGTTCGAAGGCAACGGCGGCGGCGGTGAACGCTTCCCGCCGCGTCGCCGTCGTCGTCCGCGCGGTGAGCCGGCAGCGGCGCAGGCCGTCGCCCCGGCTCCGTCGGGCGAGGATGCCGGCGCCGGCGAGTAA
- a CDS encoding class I SAM-dependent methyltransferase translates to MTIDVVDLREFYSSRLGIVARRLINRGIQSRWPDARGDRVLGFGYPTPYLGLFRDRCERCIAFMPAAQGVLKWPTARSTLSSLVDEHALPLPDAAVDRILLVHALEMSDDPERLLREVWRVLAPAGRLLAIVPNRRGVWARLDNTPFGHGRPYSRSQIADLLRRTWFTPTAWSEALFVPPLGQGWLLRSAPAWERIGASTSMPFAGVHVVEATKQVVRAQPVKRERIRLIPSLEPSLVPSPTPMQADEPDAPPLLR, encoded by the coding sequence ATGACCATCGACGTCGTGGATCTGCGAGAGTTCTACAGTAGCCGGCTCGGCATCGTGGCACGACGGCTGATCAACCGCGGCATCCAGTCGCGATGGCCGGATGCGCGCGGCGATCGCGTACTCGGCTTCGGCTATCCGACGCCGTATCTCGGCCTGTTCCGCGACAGGTGCGAACGCTGCATTGCCTTCATGCCGGCGGCCCAGGGCGTGCTGAAATGGCCAACCGCGCGGTCGACGCTGTCCTCGCTGGTCGACGAACACGCGTTGCCGCTGCCGGACGCCGCGGTCGATCGCATCCTGCTGGTGCATGCGTTGGAGATGTCCGACGATCCTGAACGGCTGCTGCGCGAGGTGTGGCGGGTGCTGGCGCCGGCCGGTCGGCTGCTCGCGATCGTCCCCAATCGCCGCGGCGTTTGGGCGCGGCTCGACAACACCCCGTTCGGTCACGGCCGGCCGTATTCGCGCTCGCAGATCGCCGACCTGCTCCGGCGAACCTGGTTCACCCCGACGGCCTGGAGCGAGGCGCTGTTCGTGCCTCCTCTGGGGCAAGGCTGGCTGCTGCGCTCGGCGCCGGCCTGGGAGCGGATCGGCGCATCGACCTCCATGCCGTTCGCCGGCGTGCACGTGGTCGAAGCCACCAAACAGGTGGTCCGGGCGCAGCCGGTCAAGCGCGAGCGGATTCGGTTGATTCCGTCGCTTGAGCCGTCGCTGGTGCCGTCACCAACTCCGATGCAGGCCGACGAGCCGGACGCGCCGCCGCTGCTGCGCTGA
- the gloB gene encoding hydroxyacylglutathione hydrolase gives MPADIRIVPCLTDNFGYLVHDPATGATASIDAPEAAPLIAALDKEGWKLTDILVTHHHGDHVGGIAELKKKYQCRVHAPHDANAKIADADVRLQEGDVVRVGDLTARVLETPGHTLDHLSYVFDADRALFAADTLFSIGCGRVFEGTYPMMWESLLKLRALPDDFKLYCGHEYTASNVKFALGIEPDNAALQARAKQVEALRAEGKPTIPVTLGEEKQANVFLRADVPSVAAAVGMPGAPAAEVFGEIRERKNNG, from the coding sequence ATGCCCGCCGACATCCGCATCGTTCCGTGTCTCACCGACAATTTCGGCTATCTGGTCCACGATCCGGCCACCGGTGCCACCGCTTCGATCGACGCGCCGGAAGCTGCTCCCCTGATCGCCGCATTGGACAAGGAAGGCTGGAAGCTGACCGACATTCTGGTCACGCATCACCACGGTGACCATGTCGGCGGCATAGCCGAGCTGAAGAAGAAGTATCAGTGCCGCGTCCATGCGCCGCACGACGCCAACGCCAAGATCGCGGACGCCGACGTGAGGCTGCAGGAAGGTGACGTCGTTCGGGTCGGTGACCTCACCGCGCGGGTGCTGGAAACTCCCGGTCACACCCTCGATCACCTTTCCTACGTGTTCGACGCCGACCGTGCGCTGTTCGCGGCCGACACGCTGTTCTCGATCGGCTGCGGCCGGGTGTTCGAGGGCACCTATCCGATGATGTGGGAATCGCTGCTGAAGCTGCGGGCCCTGCCCGACGACTTCAAGCTGTATTGCGGCCACGAATACACCGCCTCCAACGTCAAATTCGCGCTCGGCATCGAGCCCGACAACGCCGCGCTGCAGGCACGCGCCAAGCAGGTCGAGGCACTTCGCGCCGAAGGTAAGCCGACGATTCCGGTGACGCTCGGCGAGGAGAAGCAGGCCAACGTATTCCTGCGCGCCGACGTGCCGTCGGTCGCCGCCGCAGTCGGAATGCCCGGCGCTCCCGCCGCCGAAGTGTTCGGCGAGATCCGCGAGCGCAAGAATAACGGGTGA
- a CDS encoding cupin domain-containing protein, with translation MSAVSLTAAEVIARLGLQPHPEGGHYRETFRDPRCDASGRSYSTAIHFLLRAGERSHWHRIDAVEVWHYYAGAALMLEVAGEDGHRAATLGPDLVAGHLPQVIVPPQAWQAATSTGEWTLVGCTVAPGFDFAGFELAPPGWEPAR, from the coding sequence GTGAGCGCGGTGTCTCTCACTGCCGCGGAGGTGATCGCGCGGCTCGGTCTGCAGCCGCACCCGGAGGGCGGACACTATCGCGAAACGTTTCGCGATCCCCGCTGCGACGCCAGCGGACGCAGCTACTCGACCGCGATCCACTTTCTGCTGCGGGCGGGCGAGCGCTCGCACTGGCACCGGATCGATGCGGTCGAAGTCTGGCACTATTACGCAGGCGCGGCCCTGATGCTGGAAGTCGCCGGCGAAGACGGTCACCGCGCCGCGACGCTCGGCCCAGATCTCGTCGCCGGGCATCTGCCACAAGTGATCGTGCCGCCGCAGGCCTGGCAGGCGGCAACATCGACCGGCGAGTGGACGCTGGTCGGCTGCACTGTCGCGCCGGGCTTCGATTTCGCCGGCTTCGAACTGGCGCCGCCCGGCTGGGAGCCGGCGCGATGA
- a CDS encoding sugar kinase translates to MSDTAKRQPRVLCIGIPVRDLTFRIEAVPGRGNKVPASSFGEICGGNALNAAIGIARLGGKAQMCGPMGDASEAAAGFIFDKLAEEGIGSSGLIHMPGLVTPISAVLVDPTGERTIVTFRDPGLWKVALPDADTLLRDCDAILTESRCSSFVTPLCAEATRRGIPVVVDVDNAMSMNEGLLTAASHLICSAEALHGTAGIADDAEALKKLATLTHAFVAVTRGPKGTLWLDDKQQFRETPAFPVHSVDTLGAGDIFHGGFTVAYGEGQDIAHALRFASAAAALKCTRPGGAFACPSRAEVDELLAKSPVGAL, encoded by the coding sequence ATGAGCGACACTGCCAAACGCCAGCCGCGGGTGTTGTGCATCGGGATTCCGGTGCGCGACCTCACTTTCCGGATCGAGGCGGTGCCCGGCCGCGGCAACAAGGTGCCGGCGAGCTCGTTCGGCGAGATCTGCGGCGGCAACGCGCTCAACGCTGCGATCGGCATCGCGCGGCTCGGCGGCAAGGCGCAGATGTGCGGCCCGATGGGCGACGCCAGCGAAGCCGCAGCGGGCTTCATCTTCGACAAGCTGGCTGAAGAAGGCATCGGCTCCAGCGGGCTCATTCACATGCCCGGGCTGGTGACGCCGATCTCCGCGGTGCTGGTCGATCCGACCGGTGAGCGCACCATCGTGACGTTCCGCGATCCCGGACTGTGGAAGGTCGCGCTGCCCGACGCCGACACGCTGCTCAGAGACTGCGACGCCATCCTCACCGAAAGCCGCTGCTCCAGCTTCGTCACGCCGCTGTGCGCCGAGGCGACCCGGCGTGGCATTCCTGTGGTGGTCGATGTCGATAACGCGATGTCGATGAACGAGGGCCTGCTGACGGCGGCGTCGCATCTGATCTGCTCGGCCGAAGCCCTGCACGGCACCGCCGGCATCGCCGATGATGCCGAAGCGTTGAAGAAGCTGGCAACGCTGACACATGCTTTCGTGGCAGTGACACGCGGCCCGAAGGGCACGCTGTGGCTCGACGACAAGCAGCAGTTCCGCGAGACTCCGGCGTTTCCGGTGCATTCGGTTGACACGCTTGGTGCTGGCGACATCTTCCATGGCGGCTTCACCGTCGCGTACGGCGAAGGCCAGGACATCGCCCACGCGCTGCGCTTTGCCTCCGCAGCCGCGGCGCTGAAATGCACCCGCCCCGGCGGCGCGTTCGCCTGCCCGAGCCGCGCGGAAGTCGACGAACTGCTGGCGAAATCACCGGTCGGCGCGCTGTAA
- the nudC gene encoding NAD(+) diphosphatase has product MSTPFPLGRPAFVTHVLDRAAHLRGNDAKLMAMEERGDTRAYVVHRDSLLVKHEASGPRAELTIQEALALGANPGTIFLGLRNGAAVFGMGIGTPAADKLAGRTDAGLAELRGLAMQGVLPVEQLSAIAMAKSLVNWHQRHGYCANCGTRTAMGQGGWKRDCPSCKAEHFPRTDPVVIMLVTRGDQCLLGRQKQFPAGMYSCLAGFVEAAETIEDAVRREIVEESGILCTDVRYYMTQPWPYPSSLMIACTATATSDDITVDLTELEDARWFSRDEAAQMLKREHPDGLLGPHPFAIAHHLLGRWLEGQS; this is encoded by the coding sequence ATGAGCACACCTTTCCCGCTCGGCCGGCCAGCCTTCGTCACCCACGTGCTCGACCGCGCCGCGCATCTGCGCGGCAACGACGCCAAGCTGATGGCGATGGAGGAGCGCGGCGATACCCGCGCCTACGTCGTGCACCGCGATTCGCTGCTTGTGAAGCACGAAGCCAGCGGCCCGCGGGCCGAGCTGACGATCCAGGAGGCGCTGGCGCTCGGCGCCAACCCCGGCACGATCTTCCTCGGTCTGCGAAACGGCGCAGCCGTGTTCGGCATGGGGATCGGCACCCCTGCGGCCGATAAGCTCGCCGGCCGGACCGATGCCGGTCTCGCCGAGCTGCGCGGCCTTGCGATGCAGGGCGTGCTGCCGGTCGAACAGCTCTCGGCGATCGCGATGGCGAAGTCGCTGGTGAACTGGCATCAGCGCCACGGCTATTGCGCCAATTGCGGCACCCGCACCGCGATGGGGCAAGGCGGCTGGAAGCGCGACTGCCCGTCCTGCAAGGCCGAGCACTTCCCGCGCACCGATCCGGTGGTGATCATGCTGGTGACGCGCGGCGACCAATGCCTGCTCGGCCGGCAGAAGCAGTTTCCGGCCGGGATGTATTCGTGCCTCGCCGGCTTCGTCGAAGCAGCCGAGACGATCGAGGACGCGGTGCGCCGCGAGATCGTCGAGGAGTCCGGCATTCTGTGCACCGACGTGCGTTACTACATGACGCAGCCATGGCCGTATCCGTCGTCGCTGATGATCGCCTGCACGGCGACCGCCACGAGCGACGACATCACCGTCGATCTTACTGAACTTGAAGACGCGCGGTGGTTTTCCCGCGACGAGGCGGCGCAGATGCTGAAGCGCGAGCATCCGGACGGACTGCTCGGGCCGCACCCGTTCGCCATCGCGCACCATCTTCTCGGCCGCTGGCTGGAGGGACAATCATGA
- a CDS encoding HIT domain-containing protein, with protein sequence MSPSDWSLSSRLEQDTISIGDLPLSRVLVIKDAHYPWLLLVPRRPDVSEIIDLDEVAQAQLMTEIARVSRALKEVTKCDKLNVAALGNLVPQLHIHIIARRSSDVAWPRPVWGVMPPLAHDPEEVQQFINLLRRKIWLS encoded by the coding sequence ATGTCCCCCTCCGACTGGTCGCTGAGCTCAAGGCTCGAACAAGACACCATCAGCATCGGCGACCTGCCGCTCAGCCGGGTGCTGGTGATCAAGGACGCGCATTATCCGTGGCTGCTGCTGGTGCCGCGCCGGCCCGATGTCAGCGAGATCATTGACCTCGACGAGGTGGCGCAGGCGCAGTTGATGACAGAGATCGCCAGAGTGAGCCGGGCGCTCAAAGAGGTCACCAAATGCGACAAGCTCAATGTCGCGGCGCTCGGCAATCTGGTGCCGCAGCTCCACATTCACATCATCGCGCGGCGCTCCAGCGATGTCGCCTGGCCGCGGCCGGTGTGGGGCGTGATGCCGCCGCTGGCGCACGATCCCGAAGAGGTGCAGCAGTTCATCAACCTGCTCCGCCGCAAGATCTGGTTGAGCTGA
- a CDS encoding DNA polymerase III subunit gamma/tau, protein MSDSGLSATPPAAPEQPVSASAPAGAYRVLARKYRPNSFDDLIGQEAVVRTVSNAFDTGRIPQAWILTGVRGVGKTTTARILARALNYELPDGSVKGPTIHMPVHGVHCKAIMESRHMDVLEMDAASHTGVDDVRQINDSVRYAPASARYKVYIIDEVHMLSTAAFNAFLKTLEEPPEHAKFVFATTEIRKVPVTVLSRCQRFDLRRVEADVLMTHLGNIAQKEGVEVEPEALGIIARAAEGSVRDSLSLFDQAIAHAAGLVRADAVRQMLGLADRTRVIELFDALARGDIAAAFAEFRDQYDTGADPVVVLSDLAEFVNFVTRVKIVPAIADNVAFGETERVRGREFAAKLSMRVLSRMWQMLLKGIAEVQGATRPAAAAEMVLVRIAYAADLPTPDEVLRMLEQSGGGDAPAISGGGGSSSRGGPSASLASAPALSAPSAMMPRSAPTMSAATAPTMLRGGPDGAARSPVSAPAPAPEPPALKITTFPQLVALASEKRDVMTRLALEADVRLVRIEDGRLELALEPSASRSLINDLGRKLEQWTGRRWTVIVSNAPGEPTLRQQSMAQQNERERAAENDPRVQEVLARFPGAKLTVRRLAPEPVEIESDMDDPSERIDDDD, encoded by the coding sequence ATGAGTGACTCTGGCCTTTCCGCGACGCCGCCCGCTGCTCCTGAGCAGCCGGTCAGCGCGAGCGCGCCGGCCGGTGCCTATCGGGTGCTGGCGCGGAAATATCGCCCCAACAGCTTCGACGATCTGATCGGCCAGGAAGCGGTGGTGCGCACCGTCTCCAACGCGTTCGATACCGGACGGATTCCGCAGGCCTGGATTCTCACCGGCGTTCGCGGCGTCGGCAAGACCACCACCGCGCGCATCCTCGCCCGGGCGCTGAATTACGAATTGCCGGACGGTTCGGTGAAGGGGCCGACCATCCACATGCCGGTGCATGGCGTGCACTGCAAGGCGATCATGGAAAGCCGGCACATGGACGTGCTGGAGATGGACGCCGCCTCGCACACCGGCGTCGACGACGTTCGCCAGATCAACGATAGCGTGCGCTACGCGCCGGCCTCCGCGCGCTACAAAGTGTACATCATCGACGAAGTCCACATGCTGTCGACGGCGGCGTTCAACGCCTTCCTGAAGACACTTGAGGAACCGCCGGAGCACGCAAAATTCGTGTTCGCCACCACCGAAATCCGGAAAGTGCCGGTGACGGTGCTGTCGCGCTGTCAGCGTTTCGATCTGCGCCGGGTCGAAGCCGACGTGCTGATGACGCATCTTGGCAATATCGCGCAGAAGGAAGGCGTCGAGGTCGAGCCTGAGGCGCTCGGAATCATCGCGCGCGCGGCCGAAGGCTCGGTGCGCGATTCGCTGTCGCTGTTCGACCAGGCGATCGCGCATGCGGCCGGCCTAGTGCGCGCCGACGCGGTGCGGCAGATGCTCGGCCTCGCCGACCGCACCCGCGTGATCGAACTGTTCGACGCACTGGCGCGCGGCGATATTGCAGCCGCCTTCGCTGAATTCCGAGACCAGTACGACACAGGTGCCGATCCGGTCGTCGTGCTGTCCGATCTCGCCGAATTCGTCAATTTCGTCACCCGCGTGAAGATCGTGCCGGCGATCGCCGACAACGTTGCGTTCGGTGAGACCGAGCGGGTGCGCGGCCGCGAATTCGCCGCCAAGCTGTCGATGCGGGTGCTGTCGCGGATGTGGCAGATGCTGCTGAAGGGCATCGCCGAGGTGCAGGGAGCGACCCGCCCGGCGGCCGCCGCCGAAATGGTGCTGGTGCGGATCGCCTATGCGGCAGACCTGCCGACGCCCGATGAAGTGCTGCGGATGTTGGAGCAGAGCGGTGGCGGCGATGCGCCGGCCATCTCAGGCGGTGGTGGCAGCAGCAGTCGCGGCGGTCCGTCCGCTTCCCTGGCGTCGGCCCCGGCTTTGTCCGCTCCCAGTGCGATGATGCCGCGTAGCGCACCGACCATGAGCGCCGCAACTGCGCCGACCATGCTGCGCGGCGGCCCCGACGGTGCGGCGCGTTCGCCGGTCAGCGCGCCGGCGCCAGCGCCCGAACCACCGGCGCTGAAGATCACGACGTTTCCGCAACTCGTCGCGCTGGCTTCCGAGAAGCGCGACGTGATGACTCGGCTAGCGCTCGAAGCCGATGTGCGGCTGGTGCGAATCGAGGACGGACGGCTCGAACTGGCGCTGGAGCCGAGCGCATCGCGCAGCCTGATCAACGATCTCGGCCGCAAGCTCGAACAATGGACCGGACGGCGCTGGACCGTGATCGTCTCCAACGCGCCAGGCGAGCCGACGCTGCGCCAGCAGAGCATGGCACAGCAGAACGAACGCGAGCGTGCGGCGGAGAACGATCCGCGAGTCCAGGAAGTGCTGGCGCGATTTCCCGGCGCCAAGCTGACGGTGCGGCGCCTCGCCCCCGAGCCGGTGGAGATCGAGTCTGATATGGACGATCCCTCCGAGCGAATCGACGACGACGATTAG
- a CDS encoding YbaB/EbfC family nucleoid-associated protein produces the protein MADFLGMMKQAAQLQSKMKAMQAELDQIEVEGLSGGGLVKVRMSAKMEVRGISIDPSLIKADEREVLEDLLVAAHGDAHRKAEAAMQEKMQALTGGLGLPPGLGLG, from the coding sequence ATGGCTGACTTTCTCGGCATGATGAAACAGGCTGCCCAGCTTCAGTCGAAGATGAAGGCAATGCAGGCTGAGCTCGACCAGATCGAGGTCGAAGGCTTGTCCGGTGGTGGCCTCGTCAAGGTACGGATGAGCGCCAAGATGGAGGTGCGTGGCATCTCGATTGATCCGTCGCTGATCAAGGCCGACGAGCGCGAAGTGCTCGAAGACCTGCTGGTGGCGGCGCATGGCGACGCCCATCGCAAGGCGGAAGCCGCGATGCAGGAGAAGATGCAGGCCCTGACCGGCGGCCTCGGCCTGCCGCCCGGGCTCGGCCTGGGCTAG
- the recR gene encoding recombination mediator RecR has protein sequence MAGAAGPEIERLIQLLARLPGLGPRSARRAALHLIKKRDALMAPLASALQVAIDKIEVCSTCGNIDSQNPCTVCTDPRRDSSIIVVVADVADLWALERASATNGRYHVLGATLSPLDGVGPEDLTIDALVKRAHDPGVAEIILALNATVDGQTTAHYVTDLLQDANVKVTRLAHGVPVGGELDYLDEGTLSAAMRQRTLF, from the coding sequence ATGGCCGGTGCCGCAGGCCCCGAGATCGAACGTCTGATTCAGTTGCTGGCGCGGCTACCCGGATTGGGGCCGCGCTCGGCGCGCCGCGCCGCGCTGCATTTGATCAAGAAGCGCGACGCGCTGATGGCGCCGCTCGCCTCCGCCCTGCAGGTTGCGATCGACAAGATCGAAGTGTGCAGCACCTGCGGCAACATCGATTCACAAAACCCGTGCACGGTGTGCACCGATCCGCGACGGGATTCCTCGATCATCGTGGTGGTGGCTGACGTTGCGGATTTGTGGGCACTCGAACGCGCCTCTGCCACAAACGGCCGGTACCACGTTCTGGGAGCGACGCTCTCGCCGCTCGACGGCGTCGGCCCCGAAGATCTGACGATCGACGCGTTGGTGAAGCGTGCACATGACCCCGGCGTTGCCGAGATCATCCTGGCGCTCAACGCCACCGTCGATGGCCAGACCACCGCACATTACGTCACCGACCTCTTGCAGGACGCCAACGTCAAGGTGACCCGGCTCGCTCACGGCGTGCCGGTCGGTGGCGAACTCGACTATCTCGACGAAGGTACGCTGTCGGCGGCGATGCGACAGCGCACCTTGTTCTGA